One stretch of Chryseobacterium fluminis DNA includes these proteins:
- a CDS encoding enoyl-ACP reductase FabI yields the protein MSYGLLKGKKGIIFGALNDQSIAWKVAERCHEEGAEFILSNAPIALRMGELNGLAEKTGSDVIGADATSIEDLEKLFDAAIAKFGKIDFILHSIGMSINVRKGKHYTEMNYDWLEKGWDISAVSFHKVMRVAYQKDCMNEWGSILALTYIAAQRTFPDYNDMSDNKAYLESIARTFGNYWGERKVRVNTVSQSPTPTTAGSGVKGFGGFLGYAEDMSPLGNATALECADYCVTLFSDLTKKVTMQNLFHDGGFSSSGVTQKVVNKYNVE from the coding sequence ATGTCATACGGTTTACTTAAAGGCAAAAAGGGAATTATTTTTGGAGCCCTTAATGATCAATCAATCGCATGGAAAGTTGCTGAAAGATGTCATGAAGAAGGTGCTGAATTTATCTTATCAAATGCTCCTATTGCTTTGAGAATGGGAGAACTTAATGGATTAGCGGAAAAAACAGGTTCAGATGTGATTGGCGCAGATGCTACTTCAATCGAAGATCTTGAAAAACTTTTTGATGCTGCCATTGCCAAATTTGGGAAAATCGATTTCATCCTTCATTCCATCGGAATGTCTATCAACGTAAGAAAAGGAAAACATTATACAGAGATGAATTATGACTGGTTGGAAAAAGGCTGGGATATTTCTGCCGTTTCTTTCCATAAAGTAATGCGTGTAGCTTATCAGAAAGATTGTATGAATGAATGGGGAAGCATTCTTGCACTTACGTATATTGCTGCTCAGAGAACATTCCCTGATTATAATGATATGTCTGATAATAAGGCTTATCTTGAGAGTATCGCAAGAACGTTCGGAAATTATTGGGGAGAAAGAAAAGTAAGGGTAAATACCGTTTCCCAGTCTCCTACTCCTACTACAGCCGGCAGCGGTGTAAAAGGTTTCGGAGGTTTCCTCGGATATGCAGAAGATATGTCTCCACTGGGCAATGCTACTGCTCTTGAATGTGCCGATTACTGTGTCACACTTTTCTCCGACCTTACGAAAAAGGTAACCATGCAGAACCTGTTCCATGACGGAGGTTTCAGCAGCTCCGGAGTTACTCAGAAAGTTGTGAATAAATATAATGTAGAATAA
- a CDS encoding glycoside hydrolase family 30 protein — protein sequence MKKLVVSCLVVGVVMNAHAQSYWKKNTGKTAKVILTHSKTNEKMVDQGVVKFEKMAQPKETDACIFVDPDFRYQKLIGIGGAITDASAETFYKLSKNKQKEIIDAYYGKNGLGYTVVRTNMNSCDFSSDSYTYVTENDKSLKSFNVAHDEKYKIPFIKEAQKAIGNNFTFYFSPWSPPAWMKSNKSMLKGGRLENTFYQTWADYYIKFIKEYEKRGIHVWGLTVQNEPMATQTWESCIYTAEEEGEFLKNNLGPTLWKNGFKDKKVMIWDHNRDLIFQRATTTLSDPETSKYAAGIGYHWYETWNNKTQLFDNLSETQRAFPDKFLAFTEGCKEQFDRSKIYDVSLGELYGRNMINDFNKGTALWTDWNVLLDETGGPNHVGNFCFAPIIADTKTGEVQYTYEYYYVGHVSKYIKPNAQRIGSSSNRAALTSTTFMNENGQLVTVIMNDSENDIDTHLWIEGMAAKLSAPAHSIQTVIL from the coding sequence ATGAAGAAACTTGTGGTAAGTTGTCTGGTAGTAGGAGTGGTGATGAATGCCCATGCACAGAGCTACTGGAAGAAAAATACAGGAAAAACAGCAAAAGTAATCCTTACCCACTCCAAAACCAATGAAAAAATGGTCGATCAAGGAGTGGTGAAATTTGAAAAAATGGCTCAGCCTAAAGAAACGGATGCCTGCATTTTTGTGGATCCTGATTTTAGATATCAAAAACTCATAGGAATCGGAGGAGCAATTACCGATGCTTCTGCGGAGACCTTCTACAAACTTTCAAAAAATAAGCAGAAAGAAATTATTGATGCGTATTACGGAAAAAATGGTTTGGGATATACTGTGGTTCGCACCAATATGAACTCATGTGATTTCTCCAGCGATTCTTATACATATGTAACGGAGAATGATAAATCTCTGAAATCATTTAACGTAGCTCATGACGAAAAATATAAAATCCCGTTCATTAAAGAAGCCCAAAAAGCAATTGGAAATAACTTTACGTTTTATTTCTCTCCGTGGAGCCCGCCGGCCTGGATGAAATCGAATAAAAGCATGCTGAAAGGAGGAAGGCTTGAAAATACTTTTTATCAGACCTGGGCAGATTATTACATCAAATTCATTAAAGAATACGAAAAAAGAGGAATTCATGTTTGGGGACTCACTGTTCAGAATGAGCCAATGGCCACTCAGACGTGGGAATCCTGTATTTATACTGCCGAAGAAGAAGGGGAGTTTCTGAAAAATAATTTAGGTCCGACCCTTTGGAAAAATGGTTTTAAAGATAAAAAAGTGATGATCTGGGATCATAACCGCGATCTGATCTTCCAAAGAGCAACAACGACCTTAAGTGATCCTGAAACTTCAAAGTATGCCGCGGGAATAGGATATCACTGGTATGAAACATGGAATAACAAAACCCAGCTGTTTGATAATTTGTCAGAAACGCAACGCGCTTTCCCGGATAAATTTCTGGCTTTTACAGAAGGCTGTAAAGAGCAGTTCGACAGGTCTAAAATTTATGATGTGAGTTTAGGCGAACTGTACGGAAGAAATATGATCAACGATTTCAATAAAGGAACTGCATTATGGACAGACTGGAACGTTCTTCTTGATGAGACGGGCGGGCCCAACCATGTCGGGAATTTCTGTTTTGCCCCCATTATTGCGGATACAAAAACAGGTGAGGTTCAATACACCTATGAATATTATTATGTAGGCCATGTTTCAAAGTATATCAAACCGAATGCTCAGAGAATTGGTAGTTCTTCCAACCGGGCAGCTTTAACGTCCACTACTTTTATGAATGAAAACGGACAGCTGGTGACCGTGATCATGAATGATTCTGAAAATGATATCGATACCCACCTTTGGATCGAAGGAATGGCTGCCAAGCTGTCAGCACCGGCACACTCTATACAGACCGTAATTTTATAG
- a CDS encoding glycoside hydrolase family 16 protein, which yields MKIRNSMTAAVKVTLFFSVLSCGSHKPDSGMKLIWSDEFNGKGLPDSTKWNYDVGGDGFGNEEAQFYTKNRLENARLEKGNLVIEARKENWKNNKYTSARLLTKGNFSFQYGTVEVRAKLPKGRGTWPAIWMMSENMKKWPDDGELDIMEHVGFNQGYIHASVHTKKFNHLIGTQKTDTLIVKDASEKFHVYKADWTPEKIDVYIDDRKFFTYENKEKTNEAWPFDQPYFIILNLAVGGFWGGKEGIDDRIFPQKYVIDYVRVYQNK from the coding sequence ATGAAAATCCGGAATAGTATGACAGCTGCAGTTAAAGTGACCTTATTTTTCTCTGTTTTAAGCTGTGGGTCGCATAAGCCTGATTCGGGAATGAAATTAATCTGGAGTGATGAGTTTAACGGAAAAGGGCTGCCGGATTCTACAAAATGGAACTATGATGTTGGAGGTGACGGCTTTGGAAATGAAGAAGCTCAGTTCTATACCAAAAACAGGCTGGAAAATGCCAGGCTTGAAAAAGGAAACCTGGTCATTGAAGCACGGAAAGAAAACTGGAAAAATAATAAATATACCTCTGCAAGACTTCTGACGAAAGGTAATTTTTCCTTTCAGTACGGAACTGTTGAGGTCCGGGCTAAATTACCTAAGGGTCGCGGTACCTGGCCAGCCATCTGGATGATGAGCGAAAACATGAAAAAATGGCCGGATGACGGAGAACTGGATATCATGGAACATGTAGGGTTTAATCAGGGATATATTCATGCGTCAGTTCATACAAAGAAGTTTAATCACCTCATCGGAACGCAGAAAACCGATACCTTAATTGTAAAGGATGCAAGTGAAAAATTCCATGTCTATAAAGCAGATTGGACCCCTGAAAAGATCGATGTTTATATTGATGACAGAAAATTTTTCACGTACGAAAATAAAGAAAAGACAAATGAAGCGTGGCCTTTTGATCAGCCGTATTTTATTATTTTAAATCTTGCCGTAGGCGGGTTTTGGGGTGGAAAAGAAGGAATAGATGACCGTATTTTTCCGCAGAAATATGTCATCGATTACGTAAGGGTTTATCAGAACAAATAA
- a CDS encoding glycoside hydrolase family 3 N-terminal domain-containing protein, with product MKKISFFLLLSAFGMHAYGQKTVDQKVSELLSKMTLEEKVGQLIQYSGFEYATGPQNSNSANVLNEIKQGKVGSMLNVAGAQETRKFQELALKSRLKIPLLFGQDVIHGYRTTFPVNLGQAASWDLRLIEKSERIAATEASAYGIHWTFAPMVDVARDPRWGRVMEGSGEDTYLGMQIGLARIRGFQGKGLGNLDAIMACAKHFAAYGAAVGGRDYNSVDMSLRQLHETYLPPFKAAAEAGVATFMNSFNDINGIPATANKYILRELLKGKWNYHGFVVSDWGSIGEMVPHGYAKDNKEAAEKALNAGSDMDMESRAYMAELPKLVQEGKVDLKLIDDAAKRILIKKFEMGLFDDPYRFSNEKRQKEQLNNQENRKFGREFGSKSIVLLKNEKNILPLSKSTKTVALIGPFGKETSANHGFWSVAFKDDDQRIITQFDGIKNQLDKNSTLLYAKGANIDDQDRSMFAEAVETAKKADVVIMTLGEGHAMSGEAKSRSNIHFSGVQEDLLKEIAKTGKPIVLMINAGRPLVFDWAADHIPTIVYTWWLGTEAGNSIADVLFGTVNPGGKLPMTFPRTEGQIPVYYNHYNTGRPAKNNTDRNYVSAYIDLDNDPKFPFGYGLSYTQFKYSDMKLSSANLKGNQTLTISVSISNTGNYDGEEVVQLYIRDLVGRVVRPVKELKDFQKVFIKKGETKTVSFSLTPENLKFYDDELNYDWEAGDFDIMIGTDSQHVQTKRISWLQ from the coding sequence ATGAAGAAAATTTCGTTCTTTTTACTATTATCAGCATTTGGAATGCATGCATACGGACAAAAGACGGTGGATCAGAAAGTTTCTGAGCTGCTGTCTAAAATGACACTGGAAGAAAAAGTAGGGCAACTGATTCAGTACAGTGGTTTTGAATATGCCACGGGTCCTCAGAATTCCAATTCTGCGAATGTTTTAAACGAAATAAAACAAGGAAAGGTTGGCTCCATGCTCAATGTAGCGGGAGCACAGGAAACCAGGAAATTCCAGGAACTGGCATTGAAATCAAGGCTGAAAATTCCTTTGCTGTTTGGTCAGGATGTTATTCATGGCTACAGAACTACGTTTCCGGTGAATTTAGGTCAGGCGGCAAGCTGGGATTTAAGATTAATCGAAAAATCTGAAAGAATTGCCGCTACCGAAGCATCTGCGTACGGAATTCACTGGACTTTTGCCCCGATGGTAGATGTTGCCAGAGATCCGAGATGGGGAAGAGTAATGGAAGGCTCAGGGGAAGACACGTATCTCGGTATGCAGATCGGATTGGCCAGGATCAGAGGTTTTCAGGGTAAAGGTCTTGGAAATCTTGATGCCATCATGGCCTGTGCCAAACATTTTGCCGCTTACGGAGCAGCTGTGGGAGGAAGAGATTACAATTCCGTAGATATGAGTCTGAGACAATTGCACGAAACCTATCTGCCGCCTTTCAAAGCAGCAGCAGAAGCGGGTGTGGCAACTTTTATGAATTCTTTTAATGATATCAACGGAATTCCGGCTACGGCCAACAAATATATTTTAAGGGAGTTGTTGAAAGGCAAATGGAATTACCACGGCTTTGTGGTTTCAGACTGGGGCAGTATTGGCGAAATGGTGCCTCATGGATATGCGAAGGATAATAAAGAAGCTGCCGAAAAAGCTTTAAATGCAGGAAGCGATATGGATATGGAAAGCCGTGCCTATATGGCGGAGCTTCCAAAACTGGTTCAGGAAGGAAAAGTAGATCTGAAACTGATTGACGATGCTGCAAAAAGAATCCTAATCAAGAAGTTTGAAATGGGATTATTTGACGATCCTTACCGGTTCAGTAACGAAAAAAGACAGAAAGAACAGCTCAATAATCAGGAGAACAGAAAATTCGGAAGAGAATTCGGCTCAAAAAGTATCGTTTTACTTAAAAATGAGAAAAATATTCTTCCCCTTTCAAAATCTACAAAAACGGTAGCTTTAATCGGTCCTTTCGGGAAAGAAACTTCTGCCAATCACGGATTCTGGTCGGTGGCCTTTAAAGATGACGACCAAAGAATCATCACTCAGTTTGACGGAATAAAAAATCAGCTGGACAAAAACTCAACGCTGCTGTATGCAAAAGGAGCGAATATCGATGATCAGGATCGGTCTATGTTTGCAGAGGCGGTGGAAACAGCTAAAAAAGCAGATGTGGTGATCATGACATTAGGAGAAGGTCATGCCATGAGCGGTGAGGCAAAAAGCAGAAGTAACATTCACTTTTCAGGAGTTCAGGAAGATCTGTTAAAAGAAATTGCTAAAACCGGAAAACCGATTGTTTTGATGATCAATGCAGGGAGACCATTGGTTTTTGACTGGGCAGCAGATCATATTCCCACCATTGTCTACACCTGGTGGCTGGGAACGGAAGCCGGAAATTCTATCGCCGATGTTCTTTTCGGAACGGTAAATCCCGGAGGAAAACTTCCGATGACTTTTCCCAGAACGGAAGGACAGATTCCTGTGTATTACAATCATTACAACACCGGAAGACCCGCAAAAAATAATACAGACCGAAATTATGTTTCCGCCTATATTGATCTGGATAACGATCCTAAATTTCCATTCGGATACGGGTTGAGCTATACACAGTTTAAATACTCCGATATGAAGTTAAGTTCAGCAAATCTTAAAGGAAATCAAACCTTAACGATCAGTGTCAGTATTTCCAATACCGGAAATTATGATGGGGAAGAGGTCGTGCAGTTGTACATCAGGGATCTGGTGGGAAGAGTGGTAAGGCCTGTAAAAGAACTGAAGGATTTCCAAAAAGTATTCATTAAAAAAGGAGAGACTAAAACAGTCAGTTTCAGTTTAACCCCGGAAAATTTAAAGTTTTATGATGATGAACTGAATTATGACTGGGAAGCAGGAGATTTCGATATCATGATCGGAACCGACTCTCAGCATGTTCAGACAAAAAGAATCAGTTGGTTACAATAA
- a CDS encoding glycoside hydrolase family 30 protein: MISQHSYSFVLRSAALCGVALLCFLNLNCSSAADVSNNENSENGIAAGDPIQVWLTKGDQSVKLQQQSSVNFSNAANTGTTIEIDASQIFQTVDGFGYTLTGGSVEVMNHLSAAKKQELLNDLFGSSGIGVSYLRISIGASDLNSSVFTYNDMPAGQKDLTLSQFSLVKDQAVIQMLKDILAINPNIKILATPWTAPVWMKTNENSVGGSLKPEYYNVYAQYFVKYIQAMQAQGIKVDAVTPQNEPLHPGNNPSMYMSASDQTNFIKNSLGPAFQAASINTKIIAYDHNCDDPAYPLAVLNDPLANPYVDGSAFHLYAGDISALSTVHNLFHAKNVYFTEQWTSSTGGFSGDLDWHVKNVIIGSMRNWSKTALEWNVANDASFGPHTPGGCTQCKGAITVNGATGYEKNVAYYIIAHASKFVPANSQRIASTQSGNLSTAAFKTPAGKTVLIVQNSNSTDKTFTIKYNQKTAPVMISGSSTATYIF; this comes from the coding sequence ATGATTTCACAACATTCATATAGTTTCGTACTTAGAAGTGCTGCACTTTGCGGTGTAGCGCTTCTTTGTTTTTTAAACCTTAACTGCAGCAGTGCTGCGGATGTTTCCAATAACGAAAATTCGGAAAACGGGATTGCTGCGGGCGATCCTATTCAGGTCTGGCTCACAAAGGGTGATCAATCTGTCAAGCTTCAGCAGCAGTCTTCTGTTAATTTTTCCAATGCTGCCAATACAGGAACCACGATTGAAATTGATGCTTCTCAGATTTTTCAGACGGTCGACGGTTTCGGATATACCCTTACCGGAGGAAGTGTTGAGGTAATGAATCATCTAAGTGCTGCTAAAAAACAGGAATTACTGAACGACCTTTTCGGCAGTTCAGGAATTGGAGTCTCTTACTTAAGAATCAGCATCGGGGCATCAGATCTTAACAGTTCGGTATTTACCTATAATGATATGCCGGCCGGTCAGAAAGATCTTACCCTTTCACAATTCAGCCTGGTTAAGGATCAGGCCGTAATTCAGATGTTAAAAGATATTCTGGCTATTAATCCGAACATTAAAATTCTGGCTACCCCGTGGACGGCCCCTGTCTGGATGAAAACCAATGAAAACAGCGTTGGAGGAAGCTTAAAACCTGAGTATTATAATGTATATGCCCAATATTTTGTAAAATATATTCAGGCAATGCAGGCTCAGGGAATCAAAGTAGATGCGGTTACCCCGCAGAATGAGCCGTTACATCCGGGAAATAATCCCAGCATGTATATGTCGGCTTCAGATCAGACAAATTTTATTAAAAACAGCTTAGGACCTGCTTTTCAGGCTGCCAGTATTAATACAAAAATCATTGCTTATGATCACAACTGCGACGATCCCGCTTATCCATTGGCTGTTTTAAATGATCCTTTGGCAAATCCTTATGTTGACGGTTCCGCCTTTCATTTATACGCAGGAGATATTTCGGCATTAAGCACAGTTCATAATTTATTCCATGCTAAAAATGTGTATTTTACAGAGCAATGGACAAGCTCCACAGGAGGTTTTTCCGGAGATCTGGATTGGCACGTGAAAAACGTAATTATCGGATCCATGAGAAATTGGAGCAAGACCGCATTGGAATGGAATGTTGCCAATGACGCATCGTTTGGACCTCATACTCCGGGTGGCTGTACCCAGTGTAAAGGGGCCATCACCGTGAACGGAGCTACCGGCTATGAAAAAAATGTAGCATATTACATCATTGCTCATGCTTCGAAGTTTGTTCCGGCGAATTCTCAGAGAATTGCGTCCACACAAAGCGGAAATCTTTCTACCGCAGCATTTAAAACACCTGCGGGAAAAACGGTTTTGATTGTCCAGAACAGCAATTCCACGGATAAAACCTTTACGATTAAATATAATCAGAAAACAGCGCCTGTGATGATCTCCGGAAGTTCAACAGCGACCTATATCTTTTAA